The segment ACGTCAACGGAATGCCGTCGTTGACCAGCGCTTCCTTCCACGGCTTGGCCGCCGGGTGCCCCGACGGCTCGAGTAGCACCTCACAGCCTTCCGGGTCCTCGGGCGAGACGACCGTGAGCCACCGGGCATCCTCCCCGAGCGGAATGTCGTTCTTCTTCACGAAGCCCAGAACGTCGGTGTAGAACCGCAGCGCCTCCTCCTGGTCGTTGACGAGGACGCTGGTGACGTAGACGCGCATCAGTTCTCCTTGGTTTCGCGGGGTCGCCACCGATCGGTGAGACGCTCCAGCGGTGTGGTGTCGAGGTCGTGGAACTTGTAGCGGCCCTCCCGGCGCGCCGTGATCAGACCGGCCGCGATCAGCACCTCCAGATGCTGGGAGATGGCCTGCCGGGACAAACTCAGCTGGTACTTCATCGCCAGGCGCGAACAGATCTCGAACAGCGTCTGGCCGTTGCGCTCAGCAAGCCCATCGAGGATCCTGCGCCGGGTCGGATCGGCCAGCGCCTTGAAGAGCTCCTGCTCGGCGGCATCGTCCACACCCTGATG is part of the Actinoplanes sp. NBC_00393 genome and harbors:
- a CDS encoding VOC family protein, which gives rise to MRVYVTSVLVNDQEEALRFYTDVLGFVKKNDIPLGEDARWLTVVSPEDPEGCEVLLEPSGHPAAKPWKEALVNDGIPLTSFSVTDVQAEFERLKGLGVRFTQEPLQMGNVTMAVFDDTCGNLIQIVQID
- a CDS encoding ArsR/SmtB family transcription factor, whose protein sequence is MDDAAEQELFKALADPTRRRILDGLAERNGQTLFEICSRLAMKYQLSLSRQAISQHLEVLIAAGLITARREGRYKFHDLDTTPLERLTDRWRPRETKEN